The stretch of DNA TTCCCAGTTCTGACCTGcccgccgtcctgtacctgcctaacTCTGATTTGGATTACGGCCCTTTTCCTGCCTAGACTTACCTTTTGCTTGCCCCTTGAACTTTAATCAACTCTGAGACTCGTActatctgcatctgggtcttagtcTAAGCCGTGATAATTAGaattgttcttgccataatatggacttggtcttttaccaaatagggctatcttctgtatacccccctaccttgtcacaacacaactgattggctcaaacgcattaaggaaagaaattccacaaatgaactttacacaaggcacaactgttaattgaaattcattccaggtgactacctcatgaagctggttgagagaatgccaacagtgtgcaaagctgtcatcaaggcaaagggtggctaccttgaagaatctcaaatacaaaatatattttgatttgtttaacccttttctgcttactacatgattccatgtgttatttcatagtgttgacgtcttcactatcattctacattgtagaaaatagtaaaaaattaagaaaaacccaggaatgagtaggcgtgtccacactttgactggtactgtatttaaaTATATTTCTGTTTTATTGAACCATATTCCGATACATTACTTTTTCAGTATGGGGTAAGCATGGTAGTGAATCTCTGTAGTGTTGGTACATGAAATTAGCTTCACCCCGTCACCCCCAACCAACTAAATAAGTCATCAAACAAGACTTCTACAGATAGACGGACTCAGTTGATTAAAGCACTGTCGTGTTTATTTATTATCAAGAGAGAAAAAAGGACAGCAGAAGCATTACATAGTCATAACTGTATGTCTTACTATGGTTACTTGAACATTTTCAAATTTGTTATTTTGATAATATGACACAGTAAAACACACTATAGACAGTTAGCATGTTGCTGCTGTGGTGACAGGACACGGCCAACTCGCTTTTAAAAACAAGCCaacaagccacacacacacacacacacacacacacacacacacacacacacacacacacacacacacacacacacacacacacacacacacacacacacacacacacacacacacacacacacacacacacacacacacaagtaaggGGGCCATGCTGTATCGCAATATACACAGCCATCCAAAAATCATCAataaaaagaaagagaaaatgaAAGAATAGAAGGGAAGtaaaagagagtgaaagaaacAAAAAGTAAAGAAGTTTGgcacaggagaaaggaaggccaCTAACACTGGAGACTGAATAGGAGTCAACCATTTTGTTTCTTATATGTGTAAGTCATTCTAAGTAATCTCATAGAAAATCTCTTAAAGCACTTTTTTCAAGATGGATCGAAAGAACAGTCTTTAATATTTCAAGAAAGGGCAGACTATATCATCCGAGTCCTGTGGGGTTGAATTGGGGGAGGCGGGGTCAAAAGGGGGTCGGGGAACGTGTCTCTCACATGATGACAGTCTCGGTGTGGAGCAAATAGGAGCAGAAAGATTGCTGCTTTAGTGCGGGGCTTGGGGTTCTTGCTATGGGGCTAGGGGTGTGTGCCAAGGGGCTTGGGGCGCGGGACATTGGACCGGAGGGGGCAGAGATCAAGGCAGTGGGAGCACAGCTAGCCCACCTGGATGGAGGGCGTTGATTGGCTGGGCGGGCAGGACGAGAGAAGTTCAGTGACGGGGTTGCTGGGGACAACTCGGCTGGGCTCACCTGGAGAGAGACGATAAGAGTGGGTCAGatcaagactgtgtgtgtgtgtgtgtgtgtgtgtgtgtgtgtgtgtgtgtgtgtgtgtgtgtgtgtgtgtgtgtgtgtgtgtgtgtgtgtgtgtgtgtgtgtgtgtttgctatgCCTATCTCACCTTCTGTGTGTCCTTTCTGTAAGCAGACTTTGTGGCTCGGGGGCTGGAGTTGTACTCGTGCTCGATGTCCAGCATATCCAGTAGCTCAATGAGTCCATCAGCCTTATTCTGACCTGCAACTGGCCCTCCCCTCTGAATCCTCTGAGCTCCAACATGGGACCCACTCAAGTTCCTGTAGTCCAGTATGGGCTCCCTAGGCTGGTATGCAGGCCTCCTGGCCCTCTCCCCCTGGACCAGAccaatgtctgtctctctgtctgcccctccGAGGGCCCTTGCTTTGGCCTCGGCCCTCCTCTGACGCCCTGCCTGGGATCCTTTAGGGTGAGCATAGCTACCCATTGAGGTGCCTCTACCCTCACCAAGCTGGCTCTCTCTCCTATAGTCTCTCACTGCCCCACCAGATCCTCGTTCTTTGCTGGGGTCCATTGCCACTGTAAGCATGATGGAATCCGCCTGGCATTTCTGGACAGGCAAGTGCCCAGGCGCCCTGCTGCCGCCCAGCTCTTTACGCTGACAGACGGGGGTGGGGCACTTGTTCTCGATAGGCACCTGGTTGGTCACCACACCGGTGTTGGTGAGGGTTTTCCCCTCGTTCTTCTGGAGCATGGCCCCAAACTTCCTGAGGACCGAGGGGCTACAACACTTCTTGTCCACAAGGACCCCGGGGGGGTGGGACTTTCTGTCAAGGGCTGGGGAAGTCTCGGATGAGGCAACCTGGGAGGTGGAGCGGGGGGGTACGGGAGGGACTTCTCTCTGTCTAAGAGGGGGCTTGTTAAGGTCCCTGCAGGGGGAACTCTTTCTGTGTGACACTCTGTTCTTCCTGTTCTCAGCCTCCTCGTCTGCAAACCGCACCTGACCAATCCTAAAACAGATTAACAAGCAAATAACTCAATGAGTAAAATAACTAAAATACAAAATCTTATAGGTGGATTTTACTCTCTTCTCAAAATGATCTTGTCATCTCAGTATCAGTGAGGTCTGTGGAAGTCCTTCTTACCTCTCATTCTCAACAGGCCTCTTCATCGCATCCCGGTGCAGAGACTGATCCTGGCTCCCTTTAGTGATCTCCTTCAGATGCTGAGAGAGAAGTGGGACAAGGGTTACCTGGGAGGGAAAATAATCAGTGATGTAGAATAGTGCAACTAGCAAAGATACAGTATATCAAATTCAGCTATACAGCCACACTGGCATGGCTTATGCAATTTCCAGTGGAGTATTGAGACGTGCCAGTTATATGTAATCTATTTAAATGTTTATTACTGAAAACAACCCTGCTTAGGCCTGCCCCTCAAATGTTTGAAGACTTGAAGTGAACAATATAGGTATAATAAATATGGTGGTGGGCCCATCTAGTCTTCCAATGAGCTAAGTGGAGTTTGTACCATATTGCTTCCACCTatcagatttttttaaatctgcAAACACCAATGGGGTGATCCATAGGGTAAAGGTTATTTTTTGGACGGGGCTGCCTATCAACTTTAATCCTTAGTTACTGTAGCTACTCACATTATTGAGAGCTGAGTTGGTCTTCCAGGTCTTTCCGTGACCATGTCCAAGATAATCCTGCAACAAGTCTTCAAGTTCCACCGCACCGTTGCAATTTGGATAACCACCAATCTGATGGTTGACAGGTTCGCCGTAACCGTTGGGGCCGTGACTACAACCGTTGCTACAGTGATTTGGCACAACAACAGCTCTTGGTTGGTCCTTGGTTCTGTTGCTATGGCTGCCAGGCAGGTCACAGAAGCCATTGCCATGGTGCATCCTATCATTTTTGCCGTTGTCCATGGTGACATCATTTCCCCCTCTACGAGCCTGCACCTCATTGTAAAGCTGAAATATGAGCATAAACATGATAATGATCAAAAACCTACTTTCACAACGTGAACACAAGTTGGAATAGTTGTATTCCCCAATTAGACTAATTATTTACACTTACAACTTAGGCGTGTTCCTAAACCTAAATGTACATACAGATACAAGACAATATGTACACAAAACAAGTCTGCACCTACGACAATGTCAACCTTGCTTACGCAATCCATATAACCATCCCAAAATAGCTACACAACCCAACTATTTTTATAATCCACACATTTGTTATGTCAGTTGGAGTGAGTGTGTGCTTGCTTCGCTATTTTAAGCTTTAACACATTCACCACTATCATCTTTCACAGTGTTCTGACTGTCTGTCAGCACATCACAGTTTAATTAGCTTGTTAACATCTGTCTGTATCATTACTCCAGAGGGGACATGGGGTCTCAAGAAGGGGCGTGGTTCCAACAGTTtatcataacacacacacacacaaccagttaAACACTCTTCAGAGAAGACGAGAAAAGCACTATCTCAAAGTGAAAATGTTCACActactgataccccatttcaggTAATGTTACTCTACCTAGGACCTTGTTTGACTGTGTCAGAACTGTGCTTGAGCATGTTGGACCATGTTTGGACTATCCCAtgtatttggatgatgttttaCTTTATTTTAGACCTTGATGGAACACATCTGACCATGGTTGACCACTCAcctcctctatcttcctctgcATGTCCTGCAGCTGGTCCTCCCATTCCTGCATCTCTGAGTCGAAGCTGTCCAGAAGCTCCACCTTCTCTGTTCCCCAGCCCCGCCCAGCCTGCTCCAGACCGCGCTGCAGTTCGGTGGCCGCCATTTTGGGCCGCTTCCTGCAGAAACTCTTTACTTCCTGTCACAACTTTCTTTTCTTCCACCACAACTTCTTCTTCCTTCTTCTGTTTCAACTTCCTAACTTCCTTTCGTTTTCAACTTCCTAGCTTTTTGTCTTTCTGTCTTGAAGGGGTCACCAAGGTGTGGAAATGTTGGCGGAACACTGCAAAGGAAGAGAGGATGGGGATGATTATTGTGGACGATAAGACATGGGAGACCTAGAGGACATTAGTCAATCAGTAAACAAATGGACTCAAAGGGTCTACTCCCCCATGGACATTCTCCCTGCTACTCCCCCATGGACATTCTCCCTGCTACACCCCCACCCTCAACTCTCACCTGCTACTCCCCCATGGACATTCTCCCTGCTACACCCCCACCCTCAACTCTCACTTGCTACTCCCCCATGGACATTCTCCCTGCTACACCCCCACCCTCAACTCTCACCTGCTACTCCCCCATGGACATCCTCCCTGCTACACCCCCACCATCAACTCTCACCTGCTACTCCCCATGGACATTCTCCCTGCTACACCCCCACCCTCAACTCTCACCTGCTACTCCCCCATGGACATTCTCCCTGCTACACCCCCCCACCCTCAACTCTCACTTACCTTACCTGCTACTCCCCCATGGACATTCTTTCtcctgctgccccccccccccccccccccccccccccaacatactTTACTCTACCCCCACCCCAATGACATTGATCACTGTTGCAGTTGTAAATATGtacttttctatttttatttaactCAATGTTAatgctgctgctccccctatggtcaTTCCACCTCACTCCCTCCACAGTCtatactctgcctccaccccaacgGTCATTTCTTTTTTCATCACTGCCACAATTGTTATTATCTATATAGtgctatttatatttatattgttttttttgctgttttaattattttatttcactagtcctgcatgttggagctcgaAACCTAAGATTtgtactgtaccctgcaatcacacctgAAACCCTGTACATATGACCTTTACACAATCTGAATCTAATCTGAATAAATACACATTTTGTGGATTTCGTGGAAAGATTCAAAGCATTTTGGGCAAGCCCTCTGTATTTCCAGCCATATTTCATAGTCATTTAAGATACCTATGTGACACATGCCAATGAATGCCTGGTGTAGTGTGCCAACCTCACTATTTGGCTGTTGGTCACTATCCTCTCTGCTCCAACCCTTCACTCTGTCCTTCCCAATTTTCTATAATGGAACTTTGGAAACTTTCCAATCTGCAGGCATGACCCGTTTTAATG from Salvelinus fontinalis isolate EN_2023a chromosome 20, ASM2944872v1, whole genome shotgun sequence encodes:
- the LOC129817365 gene encoding uncharacterized protein KIAA0408-like isoform X1 codes for the protein MAATELQRGLEQAGRGWGTEKVELLDSFDSEMQEWEDQLQDMQRKIEELYNEVQARRGGNDVTMDNGKNDRMHHGNGFCDLPGSHSNRTKDQPRAVVVPNHCSNGCSHGPNGYGEPVNHQIGGYPNCNGAVELEDLLQDYLGHGHGKTWKTNSALNNVTLVPLLSQHLKEITKGSQDQSLHRDAMKRPVENERIGQVRFADEEAENRKNRVSHRKSSPCRDLNKPPLRQREVPPVPPRSTSQVASSETSPALDRKSHPPGVLVDKKCCSPSVLRKFGAMLQKNEGKTLTNTGVVTNQVPIENKCPTPVCQRKELGGSRAPGHLPVQKCQADSIMLTVAMDPSKERGSGGAVRDYRRESQLGEGRGTSMGSYAHPKGSQAGRQRRAEAKARALGGADRETDIGLVQGERARRPAYQPREPILDYRNLSGSHVGAQRIQRGGPVAGQNKADGLIELLDMLDIEHEYNSSPRATKSAYRKDTQKVSPAELSPATPSLNFSRPARPANQRPPSRWASCAPTALISAPSGPMSRAPSPLAHTPSPIARTPSPALKQQSFCSYLLHTETVIM
- the LOC129817365 gene encoding uncharacterized protein KIAA0408-like isoform X2 encodes the protein MAATELQRGLEQAGRGWGTEKVELLDSFDSEMQEWEDQLQDMQRKIEELYNEVQARRGGNDVTMDNGKNDRMHHGNGFCDLPGSHSNRTKDQPRAVVVPNHCSNGCSHGPNGYGEPVNHQIGGYPNCNGAVELEDLLQDYLGHGHGKTWKTNSALNNHLKEITKGSQDQSLHRDAMKRPVENERIGQVRFADEEAENRKNRVSHRKSSPCRDLNKPPLRQREVPPVPPRSTSQVASSETSPALDRKSHPPGVLVDKKCCSPSVLRKFGAMLQKNEGKTLTNTGVVTNQVPIENKCPTPVCQRKELGGSRAPGHLPVQKCQADSIMLTVAMDPSKERGSGGAVRDYRRESQLGEGRGTSMGSYAHPKGSQAGRQRRAEAKARALGGADRETDIGLVQGERARRPAYQPREPILDYRNLSGSHVGAQRIQRGGPVAGQNKADGLIELLDMLDIEHEYNSSPRATKSAYRKDTQKVSPAELSPATPSLNFSRPARPANQRPPSRWASCAPTALISAPSGPMSRAPSPLAHTPSPIARTPSPALKQQSFCSYLLHTETVIM